The following nucleotide sequence is from Nitrospira sp..
CGCTGGTGGGCCGATAGGAAATGAGCTAAGCGGGCCTGATCAGAACTAGGGAGCTTGAGAAATTCTATGCCAAAGTATTCCTCCCTGGTCCATCGGACGGCGGCGAGTTCAATGGTCAGGGCGTGGGTGGCATCGGGCAGGAGCAGGCGCACAGCCATATAGCTGCCCTCCAGCATGCTCCGGTTGCATTCCACTAAACATCCCGTGTGAGACAGGTTGTGTACAAGGCCCTCTCCGATAGAGAGGACACCTGAGAACATGACAGGACAGACGATTCCAAGGCGTTCTCGAGACCGCTGAAA
It contains:
- a CDS encoding PilZ domain-containing protein gives rise to the protein MFSGVLSIGEGLVHNLSHTGCLVECNRSMLEGSYMAVRLLLPDATHALTIELAAVRWTREEYFGIEFLKLPSSDQARLAHFLSAHQR